Part of the Magnetococcales bacterium genome is shown below.
CGGGGTGCGTTTCCATCTGGAACCGGTGCCCGGCATGCACGAGGGATTCCGGCTGCTGGTGAACGGTCCCAATCTGATGCTTGGCTACATTCCGCCGGGGGGGGATGGCCGGGTGGTTCCGGTTTCCGCACCGGGTCCGGGAGCCGGATGGCATGACGTGGGGGATGTGGTGACCGTGGACGCAGAGGGATTTTGGCGTATCGTCGGTCGTTTGAAACGATTCGCCAAGATCGGCGGCGAAATGGTCTCCCTGGCCGCCGTCGAGGCCCTGGCGGAAACCGTCTGGCCCGAAAGCCGCCATGCGGCGGTGGCCCTGCCCGACTCGCGCAAGGGGGAACGGATCCTCCTGGTCACCGAGCAGCACGCCCCGGACCGGGCCGACCTGATGGCCATCGCCCGTCGGGATGGGGTTTCCGGACTGTTTGTTCCCGCTCACCTGCTGTCCGTGGAGACCTTGCCCATGCTCGGACCCGGCAAGATCGATCATCAGGCGGTGCGTGTTCTGGCGGAAACCCTTGGGTCCGGCCCGGAGTCATGAGGGTGAGGCCGGGGCGACGAGGCCTTTGTCCACCGGATAGGGGGCGGACTGGATCTGATTGCGGCCTGACTGCTTGGCCAGATAGAGCAGACGGTCGGCGGCGGTGAGCAGCTCTTCCGGTTCCACCCCCCGGCGGGGGGTGATGGAGGCCACCCCCATGCTCAAGGTGACGATTCCGGATATGTCGGAGTCCGGATGGGGAATGGCCAGACCGGCTACGGCCTGCTGGATTTTTTCGGCGGTGTGGATCGCGCCCTGCAACGGGGTTTCCGGCAGCACGCAGGCGAACTCCTCCCCGCCGTAACGGGCCACCAGATCGGTTTTGCGTTCCAGGGCGTGGGTCAACGCCTCGGCGATTTCACGCAGGCATTGATCTCCCGCCTGATGCCCTCTGGAGTCGTTGAATTTCTTGAAATGGTCCACGTCGATCAGCATGGCCGACAATCGGGTTTCATGTCTGAGTCCCCGATGCCACTCCTGGCGCAGGAATTCGTCCAGACTGCGCCGGTTGGGAATGCCGGTGAGACCATCGATGGAGGCCAGACGTTTCAGCAGATCGTTTTTGCGCTTGAGATCGATGTGGGTCTGAACCCGGGCCTGCAACAGGTGGGGCTTGATCGGTTTGGTGATGTAGTCCACGCCCCCTGCCTCGAACCCGATGGT
Proteins encoded:
- a CDS encoding PleD family two-component system response regulator, translated to MSRETIPTTILVVDDEPTNIEVLAKLLQPDHRVLFTTDSGKTLAMAEQKNPDLILLDVIMPGMDGYEVCRRLKSHPSTRDIPVIFVTAMGEEQFETIGFEAGGVDYITKPIKPHLLQARVQTHIDLKRKNDLLKRLASIDGLTGIPNRRSLDEFLRQEWHRGLRHETRLSAMLIDVDHFKKFNDSRGHQAGDQCLREIAEALTHALERKTDLVARYGGEEFACVLPETPLQGAIHTAEKIQQAVAGLAIPHPDSDISGIVTLSMGVASITPRRGVEPEELLTAADRLLYLAKQSGRNQIQSAPYPVDKGLVAPASPS